DNA from Verrucomicrobiia bacterium:
TCTTTCCTGTGTTGGATGGCTGACGTGCTCCGATGCTTCTCTGCCGCCCTGCTGTTGCTGGCGGCCCTGGTCATCACCGGGTGTCAGTCGGCCCCGAAGTCCGCCTGGCAGCCGCTTTTTCCGGAGGACGGGCCCCCTGTCGGTTGGACCGTTCGGGCCTGGGACGATGTGGCCAATCCAGGGCCGACCCATTCGTTTTGGATCGTGGAGGCCGGGGTCCTCACGAGCCGGGGGGAACGCGGATGCTGGCTGCTCTGGGAACGCGAACTCGGCGACTTCGACCTGGAATTCGAATTTCGATTGGGGCCGCTCGGAAACAGCGGCCTCGCCTTGCGTGCCCCGATGCGGGGTGACCCTGCCTTCGATGGCCTAGAACTGCAGATGGCGGACTTCCGCTACAACACCGAGGCGCGTGACTCGGAATTGACCGGTGGCATTTACCGGGCCGTCGCCCCGGTCCGGCAGGTGTACCTCCCCGAGGCGTGGAACCGGTATGAGGTGTCCCTTGATGGATCGCGCCTGCGGGCGCGATTGAATGGCGTCCTGATTCAGGACGTGGACCTGTCCGTCCACACCGCGACCGTGAAACGGCACAACGGACAGGACGCCCCGGCGCTGAAGGACCGGCCGCGGGCGGGGCACATCGGCTTCCAGGAATTGAGCCGGGGTGACGGTCACGTGATGATCCGGAACGCGCGGATTCGGATTCGCGACACCGATACCGGCACCGGCATCGGCTCCATCCGTTGAGCCTCCCTGGCCGGCCTGGTCCGCGGGACAACGGCGGGGGCGGCAATCCCGGCCGCCTGATCGGTGTCCGGTTGCGGGCCGGAGCGGCAGTAGTGGGGTGACATGAATCCGGAATCGCCCGACAGCGAGTTGGTGGGGACCTATGCGAGGGAAGGGTCGGAGACGGCCTTTCGTGCGTTGGTCGGCCGCCATGTGAACCTGGTCTTTGGGATCGCCCTCCGGCAGATCGGGGATGCGGGAATTGCCGAGGAGGTCACCCAGAACGTCTTCATCGCCCTGGCCCGCAAGGCACCACGCCTGGCGCGGCACGAAACGGTGGCCGGATGGCTCCATCGGACCGCCATCCTGGAGTGCAAGGCCCGGTTGCGGGCGGAACTGCGGCGTCAACGCCGGGAGCAGGCCGCCGCGGTGATGACCCTGCCGATGGAGGCGCCGTCGCCTGACTCCGACCTATCGGTGCTGCTGGACGAAGGGTTGCTGCATTTGCGGGAGGGGGACCGCCTTGCGGTGATTCTTCGCTATCTGGAGGAGCGCAGTCTGCGGGAAGTGGCCGGGTTGCTGGGTGTCGAAGAGGATGCCGCCCGCAAGCGGGTGGACCGGGCGGTGGAGCGATTGGCCGAATTCTTCCGTTCCCGGGGTGTTGCGGCGTCGGCAGGTGCGAGCGTCGCGGCCCTGGCCCGGGCGTCTGCGGCCTCCGCAGCGCCTCCGGGACTGGCCGCTGCCGCCGGAACGGCGGGTCTCGCTGGCGTCGCGGGCGGCGGTGCGCTGGCACCGCTGGCCGGACTTGCGACCGTTTCGCTCTCCAACCTTCAGACGGCAGGCCTTTGCCTGCTGCTGGTCGCCGCGCCCGTTGGGTGGCAGTGGCATCAGCATCGGGAGGTCCGCCGACAGGAAGCCGGCCTGCGGGTGCAGCGTGACGACGTCTTGCGTTCGCTGGATGAGGCGTTGGAAGTCACCCGAAGAACCCGGGCCGATCGGGTCCTTGCCGAGGCGGAAGCCTTCAACGCCCGTCGGCGGCTGGAGGTGGCCTCCCAGGCCGC
Protein-coding regions in this window:
- a CDS encoding DUF1080 domain-containing protein, whose amino-acid sequence is MADVLRCFSAALLLLAALVITGCQSAPKSAWQPLFPEDGPPVGWTVRAWDDVANPGPTHSFWIVEAGVLTSRGERGCWLLWERELGDFDLEFEFRLGPLGNSGLALRAPMRGDPAFDGLELQMADFRYNTEARDSELTGGIYRAVAPVRQVYLPEAWNRYEVSLDGSRLRARLNGVLIQDVDLSVHTATVKRHNGQDAPALKDRPRAGHIGFQELSRGDGHVMIRNARIRIRDTDTGTGIGSIR
- a CDS encoding RNA polymerase sigma factor, which encodes MNPESPDSELVGTYAREGSETAFRALVGRHVNLVFGIALRQIGDAGIAEEVTQNVFIALARKAPRLARHETVAGWLHRTAILECKARLRAELRRQRREQAAAVMTLPMEAPSPDSDLSVLLDEGLLHLREGDRLAVILRYLEERSLREVAGLLGVEEDAARKRVDRAVERLAEFFRSRGVAASAGASVAALARASAASAAPPGLAAAAGTAGLAGVAGGGALAPLAGLATVSLSNLQTAGLCLLLVAAPVGWQWHQHREVRRQEAGLRVQRDDVLRSLDEALEVTRRTRADRVLAEAEAFNARRRLEVASQAAAAVPTPAGYAWDDQSPLARVPKEFVRHNWAPAVAPQDGRLTDPIQELLQMTPEEAVAIQAALDAFSTAVEVTQAGAVRQVEPLDFELEGQDPAAVRVFEIRGVGEALVNLRTALLSEVDATLGQERSEIFRRALGDWIPMDDDNAGVSSGWAYHLGDHRIRFLERTGNGESGPILFWGVRTESGAAFTAPIQTSQIPGFLRPHLQDWLDALAADVAAEAAAQGQP